One Bacteroidales bacterium genomic window carries:
- a CDS encoding DUF393 domain-containing protein — translation MPLSTYKPIVLFDGYCNLCSSSVVFVLKRERGDVFRYASLQSDFAERLLTDMGMEKDVPDSIVLIEGGKVYTQSTAALRIAKRLRLLWPALYAFVVVPKFIRDPVYDWIARNRYKWFGKRSTCFVPNQDVKHKFLDK, via the coding sequence ATGCCCTTATCAACCTACAAACCAATCGTCCTCTTCGACGGTTACTGCAACTTGTGCAGCAGTTCGGTGGTTTTTGTGCTGAAGCGGGAGCGGGGGGATGTTTTTCGTTATGCCTCCCTGCAATCGGATTTTGCTGAGAGGTTGCTTACGGATATGGGCATGGAGAAAGATGTACCCGATTCCATTGTTCTGATTGAAGGCGGGAAGGTATATACCCAATCCACCGCAGCACTGCGAATTGCGAAAAGATTAAGGTTGTTGTGGCCTGCTCTGTATGCTTTTGTTGTTGTTCCAAAATTTATCCGTGATCCGGTTTATGACTGGATCGCTCGCAACCGTTACAAGTGGTTCGGCAAACGCAGCACCTGCTTTGTACCAAATCAAGACGTAAAGCATAAATTTCTGGATAAGTAA